The DNA sequence GCATTTGGTCAGTGTTTATCATAAATCATTGTCATTTCATTCTCGGGTTTAGTTGCCAAACCTTATTGAATCATGACAATAGCCTAAAAGTTTTCCAATGTGAATCCGATGATAAACAATCATGGGCATTTTGTTCTTACTACAATTACTATGTAGGAAACTTGGTACTTTCAGTGTCAATGCGCTACTTGATCTCCTTTTATATTGGTTTTTGGGACAATATAGATTAAGATTGGCAATACATACCCTACCCGCGGGTACCCAACCCGACCTAACCCGTTCGGGTAGGGTAGAGATCGATCCGGATATGCCACAACCTCCCTCATGTAATGATTTGTAATAAGTGAGCAACCACTAAACTAGTTATTTAATTTAGGGCAtttgatatttataaaaataacataaaataaattttgatatttctGTGGGTAAGGTAGAATTTAGAACTTTAGGGTGCAAATAAGGTTAGATTTGAAAGATTCTCAACTCACGGGTagaataagataaaattttaatgaaatttttaaCCCGTGGATAGGGTTAGGGTAGGGTCCAAACCCTACACTACCCTACCCATTGCCAGCCCTAATGTAGATAGTGTTAGTGGAAATAGATTGGTTTAGTAAAGCACATCATCTCCTTATCAATATAAGCTACTTTTGAAAAGTAAAagttttatcaaattaaatcatttgcttgaccaatcaatttAATAACTTTGGGTCAACATTTGCTCAATGAACTTTTAGTTTTCAGCATTGAATATCATTTGGTCACTAtaattttcttctatttttcagTGGAAGGGAAATCTGAGCAAGTGATAAGTATTGTATCTTCAGGTCAATCTGGGAACTAGGATATTCAACAGAAACAGTAAAATTTGTATATATCTAAGGCAACATCATTCCTATAAATAAACAATGCTTATAGAGGAGGAAAAGAGGAGGGGGGGGAGGGACTAGAAAagattacaaaaatgaaaagcaTAAGTATTAGAACATGTAGCATGGatctcaatgttgtcctgctgGGGATTAGTTGAATCCTGCACTGATAAATATGTGTTTTGCTGTCAAGATTCAAGAACTTCCTTTCATTATCAAACTATGAAGAGCAGCATCCAGCCTTTTTAACAGCCGAGACATCATCCTTACCACCGACATTGATCGTTTGCCCCTTTGGCAAGGCAGTAGGGTCATCTCCAATCTCAAGAGTTTTCCGACTAACGACGCGATAGATCTGAGTGAGCACTTCTGTGAAAGCATTGTCAACATTCAAGGATTCGAGCGCAGACGTTTCCATGAAGAATGTGCTTTCTCTCTCGGCAAATGCCTTGGCGTCATCAGTGTTCACGGCACGCAGGTGCCCAAGATCCGCCTTGTTTCCTACAAGCATGATTACAATGTTGGCATCTGTGTGATCCCTAAGTTCCTTTAACCATCTTTCCACATTTTCAAAAGTCACGTGTCTGGTAACATCGTACACAAGCAATGCGCCAACAGCTCCTCGATAATATGCACTAGTGATTGCGCGATATCTATGGGAAAGAACAAGAATGAGACTAATGTATACGACATTATGCAATACATCAAACATACCAGATTTACTCAGAAAGGCAATCATGTCAGACATGAAAGGATTGCAACTTCAAAAGCAGGAACTAATTTGTATGCACAATCAGTGCAAGAAAATTTTACAAAGACATTCAATCTCGTATTACTGCGTCAGTTAAAGTGTTTGATTCAACCATCTATTAACTTGAAAGCCTTACAATCACGTGCAGTATATAAAGCTCTTATAGTATCAATGCAAAGCAGTCAGACTCAGACTTGCTCTAGTTAGACTCAAAAAGTTAAAAGTACCCAAACTAGCTCCCTGTTCCCACTCTCAATGATtgttcatgcatgtgtcttccaTTCACGTTGGTAGATGAAATAAACCAAAATAtcacattaaaattaaatcctGAAATTGAAATGGTCATCCTAATCCTACATTAACTTGTTTCTGATTCAATCATTTGCCTCATTACattcaaaataattctctaCACCTGAGCAATATAAAAGCAAGCCAAATATTTCTGGAACGACAAACTATCACCCCGgaaaaataaaagtagaagaaagaaGTCACGTTCAAAAGATTAAAAGTTTTGCAAAAGTCAATATACATGGAAGAAACAGGCAGTGATCATACTCATTATACATTATTTCACAAGAACAAATATCCTACACTTTGCCCCATTATTCACAAATAGTCTTTACAGAACCATTTCAGCTTCCAAGgcttgaaaaagggaagaaattAACATGGGCATTTAACAGGAACATTCTTCAATGTTCAATCCACCGGCCATCTCACAAGTTCATCAATTTGATGAAATTAACAAACCTTTTCATTATGCATGCCTCCATCAAGGTATCAAATTGCAAAATCACCGTTGCACCAACCATCCCAtcccaagaaaaaagaaagaaaaagtggtAGATAATCCCCATGCTATGTGACAAAGTTTACCTAGTTTCAGCAATGGTAATTCTACTAGGTCAGGTATGCCTCTATTCTTACATATCATCTACCACAGTGGATCTCACATCGAGAGTGAAAATTGAACTTGCATCTTTGTAGGATATGAGGTAGTTCCTTATCAATTGGCATATACACAACCCTATCTACCCATTATTTTTAGTGCTTGGCTTAAGAGACGCAACAAGAATACAGGATTGAAACACAATTCTTTTATTTGTCCCTATGTATTGGCGGCTGATTTTTGGTGTGCACATAACATTTTTGTTCAACCATTAATATCAAACAAGTTATGAAgatattaatatttttcttttcccatTTTAATCTCCGTCTCCACTATATCAGTTTCTTTGTCTGTGTTCCTAAACTATCCAAACACTACATCAAGGAAAccactgaaaaaaaaaaattgattgctGTTGCAGCATCCTCAtcatacaaataaaaaatactggACAGCCAAACAAGATACAAAGGCATTTTTTTTCGTGTCCACGTTCTCTACGGTACCTTATTCTCTGTCCCTACACTATCCAAACACTGTCTTAAGGAAaggtaatatatatatatatatatatatatatatatatatatatatatatatatatatacacacacacaacGCACATGCACAAAAACATTAATTGGTGTTCCAGCGTCCTGATCAAACAAATCCAAAGAAAGAACCACCAACAGACCAATCCAACCAAGGCAGAGAAAATCGAAGTGAAAACATGAAATCGTAACAAAATTCAAAACGTAAATTCGTCTGACTTAGTATCGGTGAACTCATTTAAAATTGAGATTCTAGCTATTACGAATCCAACACAAAAATGGAAGCAATTAGCACTAAAAAAGGAGCATCTAGAATGAGAtcagaagaaaaaagagtgAGGAATGACCTTTCTTGTCCAGCAGTGTCCCAAATTTGAGCCTTAACGATCTTATCATCGACGTGGATGCTGCGAGTGGCGAATTCAACGCCAATGGTGGATTTGGATTCCAAGCTGAATTCATTTTTTGTGAATCGAGACAAAAGGTTCGACTTTCCGACGCCGGAGTCTCCGATCAGCACCACCTTGAACAAGTAATCGTAATCATCGTCCGCTCTGTATGCTCCCATTTTTCTAGTTTCTATTTTCTGATTGGAGGAGGTGGAGAAGGGCGTGTTTTGTTCTGTCTAGATCCGAATACAATAGAAATTGGGGGTTTTGTTTGAATATGAATTGGTTTTAAGGATTTGAATTTGGAAACTGCGTTTAATGGCTGCAACTTTCGGCATTGGAAGAAGAGAGACGAGTTGTTGCAGAAAGGAGGGAGAAGCATTCAAAGCTCAAAGTCTCTTAttctattctcttttttttttttttgttaattgaATTGTTCATAGTAACTACTTTACTACACTTTTGGcttttaaatacataaatttaaagaaaaatgttatttatacaccaaaatacataaatttatacataaatttaaTTAGATGATCATATAAAAATTCTTCGTATCGAAATTAAACTTTTTAGATAATtgtctattttttttatgttttatctatttataaataattgaCTATTTGAAATTTTAGGCATTTATAAAAcatcttattttaattacaCTCTTAGTTAATAATATGATAGAAAAAGTGAAGAGAGATATTTATAGGATAGTGAAAGAGAGATAATAAGTGAAGAAAATAGTTAAAAAGTCGAAAATTATTAGAGTACGACGCGTTAGAGTATCAatctactattttttatttaattgtttataaaattaatattttaaagaaaattaaagctgTTACGGATCCGGCCTACGGACCCCGGACCCATGACCAAAACCCGAACCCGGCTTATCGGGTAAACACCATCTCGTCTTTCTAGAAGGCCCCGAATCGGCCCTCTAGATCTTCTAACTAACTTTCGAATTCAAACATCTCCCTTCTCTTAaacaaataagataagataagattatcACCATCACCTATAAATAAGAGGACCCAGGTCCCTCCAGGTATTCATTCATCCCACACACCTTATACCTCTTAGATctattctgacttgagcgtcggagtgtctttgcaggtacctcccCTCCGCTCCATCAGGGCCGTCCGACATCCGATCCGACCCACAGGTTCCCGATCCTCCTCTCAACCCGTATCAGAAGCATTCtgtacattggcgccgtctgtgggaaCCTGCAATAATCAGACCGGATGGAGGGCATCCTGGAGGATAACCCATCAAGCCAGGACGACTCCCAACCGCGACGTCCGATCTCAGAACACCATGAAGAGACAAACCAAGCAAAAATAGCAAGCACCGTCCACCACGCAAACGAGGACGTCACGACGGACCCACAACATCCCGAGAAAGCCAGGGACAAAGCGGCACAAATCATCCAGGATCTCTGTCTCCGAGTCCAAGAACTTGAAGGCAAGCTAAGCGACCGGGAAAAACACAATAACGAACATGGAAGCCAGGCAACTTCCAGGTCAAGATCCCACCACGGAAGGTCGCCAATCCGGCAGCACAATAGGAGAGATGGTCGCAGCACCTCACGCAACCGCCGACGCGAGAAGTCGCCCGAACGACGATACGACAAGAAACACCATCGCAGCGATTTTCGGGATGTAAACCGTCAGCATGATTCAGACGAAGACCGGAGATACCGAAGCACCAAGCGCACGAGAAGCGACCATACTATAATGGGAGCTACGCCCTTCACGGAAGGAATCTTAAGAGCAAAACTCCCCAAAGGTTTCGACAAACCCACCGACATGAAGTACGACGGAACCAAAGACCCTCAAGAGCACCTAACGGCCTTCGAGGCCAGAATGAACTTAGAAGGAGCATCCGACGCAGTCCGATGCAGAGCCTTCCCAGTAACCCTGGCCGGGCCAGCAATCAAATGGTTCAACGCCCTCCCAAACGGATCCATAACTAGCTTCCACGACATCACAAGAAAATTCATGGCCCAGTTCACAACCCGAATCACCAAAGCCAAACACCCTATCAGCCTGTTAGGGGTCACACAAAGGCAAGAAGAATCCACAAGAAAATACCTCGACCGCTTCAACGACGAATGCCTAACGGTCGACGGACTCACGGACTCCGTTGCCAGCCTCTGCCTAACTAACGGACTCATGAATGAAGACTTTCGCAAACATCTCACCACCAAACCAGTGTGGACCATGCACGAAATCCAGAACGTCGCCAAAGATTACATCAACGACGAGGAAGTCAGCCAGGTCGTCGCCGCCAACAAACGGCAGCATGCCGCCACCCAACACGGCAACCCGACTCACCGTCATAACGCACCACCCAAAGAGAACCAACGAGACCACCTTAAACCGACCCACAGACCACCAAGAATAGGAAAATTTTCCAACTACACTCCCCTAACAACATCAATTACTGAGGTATACCACCAAATAGCAGACCGAGGCATCATCCCCAGAGCCCGACCACTCAAAGAAAGGACAGGAGGAAACAAAACCCTCTACTGCGACTATCACCGCGGATACGGCCACAAAACACAAGATTGTTACGATCTCAAAGACGCTCTTGAGCAAGCTATACGAGACGGCAAACTCCCCGAGTTCGTCAAAATCATCAGAGAACCAAGGCGCGCCGACAGAGACAAATCACCAGAAAGAGAAGGACGCAACCCAAGAACCCAAAAACCACCCAGGGAAAACACCGAAGAAGATCCGACCATCATAGTGAACGTCATCACGGGCAAAGACGTaccaaataaatcaaaactaaCAATGAAAAAAGACCTCAAGATAATGGCCGTCAAAAACCACGACCCAGTAACCATTGCCGACAGCACGATAACCTTCTTACCCGAGGACTGCCAGCACGGCACCTCGGCAGGAGATACCCCCTTCGTCATATCAGCTCGAATCGGAACAGGACTAGTAAGAAGAATACTCGTGGACACGGGTGCCGACTCCAATATCCTCTTCCGAGgagccttcgacaaactcgggcTCCGCAACGACAACCTCCAAACGCATCGCCACGGCGTCACGGGCCTCGGAGATAACTTCCTCAAACCAGACGGCTCGATCACCCTCCCCATCACCATAGGAACAAGCAATCAGAGAAAGACGATCCTATCCGAATTCGTCGTCCTAAAAGACTCCACAGCCTATAACGTCATTCTCGGGAGAAAAACAATTAACGACTTCTCGGCAGTCATCTTCACCAAATACCTCCTCATGAAATTCAAAGCCGATGACGGCACCATCGGAACCATTCACGGAGACCGAGAAGTTGCAGCCGAATGCGACAACAATAGCTTAGCTTTAAGGAAAAAATCCCGGGACGCGGCCGGAATATTCCTTGCCGACCTAGACGCACGGCTTGACGGCCAACCTAGACCGGAACCAGAAGGGGACATGGAAAAACTACAAATAGGGCCAACCAAAGATGAATACACGTTCATCAACAGAAACCTCCCACACGACCTCAAAGAAGAACTCTCTCAACTTTTGAAACAAAACAGAGACCTATTCGCATT is a window from the Arachis stenosperma cultivar V10309 chromosome 3, arast.V10309.gnm1.PFL2, whole genome shotgun sequence genome containing:
- the LOC130968756 gene encoding ras-related protein RABA1f; the protein is MGAYRADDDYDYLFKVVLIGDSGVGKSNLLSRFTKNEFSLESKSTIGVEFATRSIHVDDKIVKAQIWDTAGQERYRAITSAYYRGAVGALLVYDVTRHVTFENVERWLKELRDHTDANIVIMLVGNKADLGHLRAVNTDDAKAFAERESTFFMETSALESLNVDNAFTEVLTQIYRVVSRKTLEIGDDPTALPKGQTINVGGKDDVSAVKKAGCCSS